From the genome of Flavobacterium luteolum, one region includes:
- a CDS encoding DUF4136 domain-containing protein, translating into MNIKRTSLRIIPVLFLGLFYSCSPTVKVTTDYDHSANFSEYKTFAVYDLKAQQGQVNQLNVDRVAKAIRNEMLAKGFTESSNPDLKVNAVSILKNKTSVSANTDFYGYGGMYRPYGYWGGGAMMGGANTTFNTYDYVDGSLVIDIVSTKTDKLVWQGIGNAEIDSRPDNPEQFINDAIKKILTGFPPGAVKK; encoded by the coding sequence ATGAATATTAAAAGAACAAGTCTTCGTATAATCCCAGTCTTATTTTTGGGTTTATTTTACAGCTGCTCTCCAACTGTAAAAGTTACAACTGATTATGATCATTCTGCTAACTTCAGCGAATACAAAACTTTTGCGGTTTATGACTTAAAAGCGCAGCAAGGCCAAGTAAATCAGTTAAATGTTGATCGTGTTGCAAAAGCAATCCGAAACGAAATGCTGGCAAAAGGATTTACAGAATCTAGTAATCCTGATTTAAAAGTGAATGCCGTTTCTATACTAAAAAACAAAACATCGGTTAGTGCTAACACAGACTTTTACGGTTATGGCGGAATGTATCGTCCATACGGATATTGGGGAGGCGGTGCTATGATGGGCGGTGCCAATACAACATTTAATACTTACGATTATGTTGATGGTTCCTTGGTTATAGATATCGTATCTACAAAAACAGACAAGCTGGTTTGGCAAGGAATCGGAAATGCCGAGATTGACAGCAGACCAGATAATCCCGAACAATTTATAAACGACGCAATCAAAAAAATATTAACTGGTTTCCCTCCAGGAGCAGTTAAAAAATAA
- a CDS encoding HAD family hydrolase: protein MKKSIYILPLVVLFFLSCKKSDTLTSPTENKQTETTATSGDPLPSWNDGALKKDIIAYVEKVTKEGSPDFIPVESRIATFDNDGTLWAEKPYVQELFAFYRVKKMVEAKPELAKKQPFKAVIEKDKTFFEKGGDKALIELVAATHTGMAEDEFEASVNDFFKTAQYPGKNVPVKQIRYQPQLELLNYLRANGFKTFIVTGGTVEVVRAISQDFYGIPKDQVVGTSFKYKFDDAKNAVLREPALDHFNDKEGKPVGIQLHIGQRPVFACGNEGGAGDLAMLRYSSGSKYPSFQLIVNHNDSIREYNYQEKDNLSLNTAAKYKYHVISIKDDWKKIFPDK from the coding sequence ATGAAAAAAAGTATATACATATTACCTCTGGTGGTTTTGTTTTTTTTGTCCTGTAAAAAGTCCGACACCTTAACTTCTCCAACAGAAAATAAACAAACAGAAACTACTGCAACAAGTGGTGATCCGCTGCCAAGCTGGAATGATGGAGCTTTAAAAAAAGACATTATAGCTTATGTTGAAAAAGTAACCAAAGAAGGAAGTCCAGATTTTATTCCTGTAGAAAGCAGAATTGCGACTTTTGATAACGATGGAACTCTATGGGCTGAAAAACCTTATGTTCAAGAACTTTTTGCTTTTTATAGAGTTAAAAAAATGGTAGAAGCTAAACCTGAATTAGCCAAGAAACAGCCTTTTAAAGCAGTTATTGAAAAAGATAAAACGTTCTTCGAAAAAGGAGGCGATAAAGCACTTATAGAACTTGTTGCAGCAACTCATACCGGAATGGCCGAAGATGAATTTGAAGCATCCGTTAATGACTTTTTTAAAACAGCACAATATCCTGGTAAAAATGTTCCGGTAAAACAAATACGTTATCAGCCTCAATTGGAACTTTTGAATTATTTGCGTGCAAATGGTTTCAAAACTTTCATTGTAACTGGCGGAACGGTTGAAGTTGTTAGAGCAATATCTCAGGATTTTTATGGAATTCCAAAAGATCAGGTTGTGGGAACGTCTTTCAAATACAAATTTGACGATGCTAAAAATGCAGTCTTAAGAGAACCTGCTCTAGATCATTTTAATGATAAAGAAGGAAAACCTGTTGGGATTCAATTGCACATTGGTCAACGACCAGTTTTTGCCTGCGGAAATGAAGGCGGAGCAGGTGACCTTGCCATGTTGAGATATTCTTCTGGCAGTAAATATCCTTCGTTTCAGTTAATTGTAAATCATAACGATTCTATAAGAGAGTACAATTATCAGGAAAAAGATAACCTTTCTTTAAATACTGCCGCAAAATATAAATATCATGTAATCAGCATAAAAGACGATTGGAAAAAAATATTCCCTGATAAATAA
- a CDS encoding arylsulfatase translates to MKTNFRSNKLASLQKTFGLLFCFFIASFGYAQKSPNIIILLSDDTGWGDLGPYGGGEGRGAATPNIDRMANEGMQFWSFYGQPSCTPGRAALITGRIPNRSGMTTVAFPGDGGGLPKAEWTLASLLKRKNYNTFFAGKWHLGEEDYSMPIAQGFDVMKNVTLYHLNAYTYTDPDWNADMPEDIRATWVKGTKGALEGEAGKPYREVRKIDGKVIPFLDQYTEEESIKWLKENGKKDKPFFMEISFAKNHQPNLPHPDYAGKSAGKNKYADCIVELDSRIGRIMDEVRNMGIAENTLIIYTVDNGTWQDVYPDCGYTPFRGTKGTDREGGSRIPTLAWWPGKIKANSKNNDILGTLDFMATFAALSGQELPTVDREGKPTIFDSYDMSPVLFGTGKSKRNMWFYFTEDELLPGAIRVGKFKAVFNLRGDNGQATGGLAVDSNLGWKGAASYVATVPQIFDLWADPQERYDLFMNNFTEKTWFLPTIQNIIGEFAKTYEKYPPHEVQSNLYPGPITIDNYLRLKEAKEKLKATTTAKRSGGG, encoded by the coding sequence ATGAAAACAAATTTTAGATCAAACAAATTGGCCAGTCTACAGAAGACTTTTGGCTTGCTTTTTTGCTTCTTTATAGCCAGTTTTGGTTATGCACAAAAAAGCCCAAATATTATTATTTTATTATCAGATGATACCGGATGGGGAGATTTAGGCCCTTATGGTGGTGGTGAAGGTCGTGGAGCCGCAACTCCAAATATAGATCGTATGGCGAATGAAGGAATGCAGTTTTGGTCGTTTTATGGCCAGCCAAGCTGTACTCCAGGAAGAGCAGCATTAATTACAGGAAGAATTCCAAACCGCAGTGGTATGACAACCGTTGCTTTTCCCGGCGATGGTGGAGGTTTGCCAAAAGCCGAATGGACATTAGCATCTTTATTAAAACGTAAAAATTACAATACCTTTTTTGCCGGAAAATGGCATCTTGGCGAGGAAGATTATTCTATGCCTATCGCACAAGGTTTTGATGTGATGAAAAACGTAACTCTTTACCACTTAAATGCTTACACCTACACAGATCCGGATTGGAATGCAGATATGCCAGAAGATATTAGAGCAACATGGGTAAAAGGAACCAAAGGTGCTTTAGAGGGAGAAGCTGGGAAACCATACAGAGAAGTTAGAAAAATAGACGGAAAAGTGATTCCATTTCTTGATCAGTATACAGAAGAAGAGTCTATAAAATGGCTGAAGGAAAATGGTAAAAAAGATAAGCCATTTTTTATGGAAATCTCTTTTGCAAAAAATCACCAGCCAAACTTACCGCATCCTGATTATGCAGGAAAATCTGCAGGTAAAAACAAATACGCCGATTGTATTGTTGAATTAGATTCAAGAATTGGGCGTATTATGGATGAAGTTCGAAACATGGGAATTGCCGAAAATACATTAATCATTTATACGGTTGATAATGGAACTTGGCAAGACGTTTATCCTGATTGTGGTTACACTCCTTTTAGAGGAACAAAAGGAACTGACCGTGAAGGCGGTAGCCGTATTCCAACATTAGCTTGGTGGCCTGGAAAAATTAAAGCAAACAGCAAAAATAATGACATTTTAGGAACACTTGATTTTATGGCAACTTTTGCCGCTTTATCAGGGCAGGAATTGCCAACTGTAGATAGAGAAGGAAAACCAACAATTTTTGACAGCTATGATATGTCGCCGGTTTTATTTGGAACGGGAAAATCTAAAAGAAATATGTGGTTTTATTTTACAGAAGATGAATTATTGCCAGGAGCTATAAGAGTTGGAAAATTCAAAGCAGTTTTTAATTTACGTGGTGATAACGGACAGGCGACAGGAGGTTTAGCGGTAGATTCTAATTTGGGTTGGAAAGGAGCAGCAAGTTATGTGGCAACTGTACCGCAAATATTTGACTTATGGGCAGATCCGCAAGAGCGCTATGATTTATTCATGAACAATTTTACAGAGAAAACCTGGTTCTTGCCTACTATTCAGAACATTATAGGAGAATTTGCTAAAACTTATGAAAAATATCCACCTCACGAAGTACAAAGCAACCTATATCCTGGTCCAATTACTATCGATAATTATTTGAGGCTTAAAGAGGCAAAAGAAAAATTAAAAGCCACAACAACTGCAAAAAGAAGCGGAGGCGGATGA
- a CDS encoding helix-turn-helix domain-containing protein encodes MIDILLSLFFFIATIAGLATAIMVLFSKKNYSKSFFLGMFLLSLAVVSIYNFYLSANIFKEFPDLFIITKSFIFLAAPCSFLYVRNILTLDKSFRKYDWMHFIPFTVYFALTLFVYIGSFTNLKIVDFIAAKIRNPFSILTLTIWLSYVFFQTMLILNYDLKKFKGNQFHRAKVINWIRVYNLMILFLFSALFVHHFLSRKVGVVDLSCYFLISSVLFFTVGWLYFRPQIFHDEEETFDFVVDNTVVVKTKETKNTLPITNELTLEKREEYLLKLDYVLNSKNLFLKKDFVIRDLADETGISVHHLSNLINSEFGLHFQDYVNLKRIEYFKDKINDPEWKDLSLEGMAWGSGFKSRTTCFRAFIKHTGKSPSEYFKTIRINPDRTGSYYFK; translated from the coding sequence ATGATCGATATTTTACTTTCCCTTTTCTTTTTTATAGCCACAATTGCTGGCCTTGCTACTGCAATTATGGTTTTATTTTCCAAAAAAAATTACTCAAAAAGTTTCTTTTTAGGAATGTTTCTGCTGAGTCTGGCGGTAGTGAGTATCTACAATTTTTATCTGTCGGCCAATATCTTCAAAGAATTTCCAGATTTATTTATCATTACCAAATCATTTATTTTTCTGGCAGCACCTTGTTCTTTTTTATATGTTCGAAATATTTTAACGTTAGACAAAAGCTTCAGAAAATACGATTGGATGCATTTTATTCCTTTTACGGTATACTTCGCCTTAACACTTTTTGTATACATTGGAAGTTTTACTAATCTAAAAATCGTCGATTTTATAGCAGCAAAAATCAGAAATCCGTTTTCTATTTTGACCTTGACCATTTGGCTTTCCTATGTCTTTTTTCAAACCATGTTGATTTTAAACTATGATCTGAAAAAATTTAAAGGCAACCAATTTCATCGAGCCAAAGTAATCAACTGGATTAGGGTTTATAACCTTATGATTTTGTTTCTTTTCTCGGCACTTTTTGTACATCATTTTTTATCAAGAAAAGTTGGAGTTGTAGACCTTTCTTGTTATTTCTTAATTTCGTCGGTATTGTTTTTTACTGTCGGATGGCTTTATTTCAGACCTCAGATTTTTCATGACGAAGAAGAAACATTCGATTTTGTGGTAGATAATACTGTAGTGGTAAAAACAAAAGAGACCAAAAATACACTTCCAATAACAAACGAATTAACGTTAGAAAAACGAGAAGAATACCTTTTAAAACTGGATTATGTTTTAAACTCTAAAAATCTGTTTTTAAAGAAAGATTTCGTAATCAGAGATTTGGCAGACGAAACAGGAATATCGGTACACCATTTATCCAATTTGATTAATTCTGAATTCGGACTTCATTTTCAGGATTATGTAAACCTTAAAAGGATTGAATATTTTAAAGACAAAATAAACGATCCAGAATGGAAAGATTTATCTTTAGAAGGCATGGCTTGGGGTTCTGGTTTTAAATCCCGAACAACTTGTTTTAGAGCCTTTATAAAGCATACTGGGAAATCTCCTTCCGAATATTTTAAAACCATCAGAATAAATCCAGATCGTACAGGGTCATATTACTTCAAGTAA
- a CDS encoding DUF2252 domain-containing protein yields MEEDSKHTAETPFNPIASKAERYEKGASIRKKIPLAKHGEWNPLKNRKNPVDILIQTSEGRVESLLPIRYRRMMESPFAFYRGAAAIMAADLAHTPVSGINLQLCGDCHLMNFGGFATPERKLVFDINDFDETFPGPWEWDVKRLAASFVIAGRWRKFSHKNCKEFAWNVADSYKRHMLDYSKLSALQIWYADIDLAELIELGRDKEFKEFDQKRIKKASEYTAHEKEFAKMTYFDGARARIKDDPPLIFHPTGELEKQVAKEGEIIHNRYLESLSEEKQVLLSRYKLHDIVIKVVGVGSVGTLCGISLLMSATGEPIFLQFKEARKSVLEGNVKAKGKYSHQGERIVMGQKLMQSASDMFLGWTDDSKNRFFYIRQLRDAKVKPVLEVMKSKNMAEYAKACGWALARAHARSGDPSLISGYIGDANEFADAISEFSVLYADQNESDYDKMLEAIKHGKLPIAAEI; encoded by the coding sequence ATGGAAGAAGATTCAAAACATACAGCCGAAACCCCATTTAACCCGATTGCATCAAAGGCAGAACGTTATGAAAAAGGAGCTTCGATTAGAAAGAAAATCCCTTTAGCGAAGCATGGAGAATGGAATCCTTTAAAAAACCGTAAAAATCCAGTAGATATTTTGATTCAGACCAGCGAAGGAAGAGTTGAAAGTCTATTGCCTATTCGGTACAGAAGAATGATGGAATCTCCTTTTGCATTTTATAGAGGCGCCGCTGCTATCATGGCTGCCGATTTAGCGCATACTCCTGTATCGGGAATAAATCTTCAGCTTTGCGGTGATTGTCACTTGATGAATTTTGGCGGATTTGCAACTCCAGAACGCAAATTGGTTTTTGATATTAATGATTTTGATGAAACTTTTCCTGGCCCGTGGGAATGGGATGTAAAAAGACTGGCTGCAAGTTTTGTTATTGCAGGAAGATGGCGAAAATTCTCCCATAAAAACTGTAAAGAATTTGCTTGGAATGTTGCGGATAGCTATAAAAGGCATATGTTGGATTATAGTAAATTATCTGCACTTCAAATCTGGTATGCCGATATTGATTTGGCGGAGCTGATTGAATTAGGACGAGATAAAGAATTTAAAGAATTTGACCAGAAAAGAATTAAAAAGGCATCAGAGTATACCGCTCACGAAAAAGAGTTTGCCAAGATGACGTATTTTGATGGCGCCAGAGCACGTATAAAAGACGATCCACCCTTGATATTTCACCCAACAGGAGAACTTGAAAAACAAGTGGCAAAAGAAGGCGAAATCATCCACAATAGATATTTAGAATCCCTTTCAGAGGAAAAACAGGTTTTGTTAAGCAGATATAAGCTTCATGATATTGTTATAAAAGTAGTGGGCGTTGGAAGCGTTGGAACATTGTGTGGCATCAGTCTGCTAATGTCGGCAACTGGAGAACCTATTTTTTTACAGTTTAAAGAAGCCCGAAAAAGCGTCTTGGAAGGAAACGTAAAAGCAAAAGGAAAATACAGCCATCAAGGCGAACGTATTGTAATGGGACAAAAGCTAATGCAGTCTGCATCGGATATGTTTCTGGGATGGACAGACGACAGTAAAAACAGATTTTTCTACATACGCCAACTGAGAGATGCCAAAGTAAAACCCGTTCTCGAAGTGATGAAGTCCAAAAATATGGCAGAATATGCCAAAGCTTGCGGATGGGCACTTGCAAGAGCTCACGCACGTTCGGGAGATCCTTCTTTAATTTCGGGTTATATTGGAGATGCAAACGAGTTTGCCGATGCTATTTCAGAATTTTCGGTTTTGTACGCCGATCAAAACGAATCGGATTATGATAAAATGCTCGAAGCGATAAAGCATGGAAAACTACCAATAGCTGCGGAAATCTGA